A single Methanophagales archaeon DNA region contains:
- a CDS encoding 4Fe-4S binding protein, which produces MKKVIVREQGAGEKVVRHARAFGVSLSESVYPHTATVFYPRERKKMPPNLRGYLMFKPEKCISCWQCAFICPANAIQMKEARNGRYYPNVDYGKCIFCHFCVDSCSGGALYSTKIHDVAYRDMDEMLTLTEEMIEQPEIVREDKKSVEYVIDRDDLHLKRRREQDTLFVEPTPPVEIPMVSQCIDRASCIGCRVCEQVCEHNAISSIMERNVLRMKIDTERCTGCGLCVKECSMQILRLVRK; this is translated from the coding sequence ATGAAGAAGGTAATAGTAAGAGAGCAGGGAGCAGGAGAGAAGGTGGTGAGGCATGCACGAGCTTTTGGTGTATCACTGAGTGAATCGGTATATCCACATACAGCGACGGTATTTTATCCGAGGGAGCGTAAGAAGATGCCTCCCAATCTGCGTGGCTATCTCATGTTCAAGCCGGAGAAGTGCATAAGCTGCTGGCAGTGCGCGTTTATATGTCCCGCAAATGCGATCCAGATGAAGGAGGCGCGGAACGGGCGGTATTATCCAAATGTGGACTATGGCAAATGCATATTCTGCCATTTCTGTGTTGATTCGTGCTCTGGTGGTGCATTGTACTCTACGAAGATTCACGATGTTGCATACCGGGATATGGATGAGATGCTCACGCTTACTGAAGAGATGATAGAGCAGCCGGAGATTGTTCGCGAGGATAAGAAGTCGGTGGAGTACGTGATAGACAGGGATGACCTGCATCTGAAGAGACGGCGTGAGCAGGACACGTTGTTCGTTGAGCCGACACCACCTGTGGAGATACCTATGGTATCGCAGTGCATAGACCGTGCGAGTTGCATAGGGTGTCGGGTTTGTGAGCAGGTGTGCGAGCATAATGCGATCTCTTCGATCATGGAACGGAATGTGCTACGAATGAAGATAGATACGGAGAGGTGTACGGGCTGTGGACTGTGTGTAAAGGAATGCTCAATGCAGATATTGAGGCTTGTGAGGAAGTAA
- the nuoH gene encoding NADH-quinone oxidoreductase subunit NuoH — protein sequence MEEVIKEIINALITAIMSNQVMIPVLEPALKLMSQLPVGGFIVSFTLWKPFFAALISPGFATLGILLLFFPWIERKLCGRIQWRVGPHEIVWWLGGIIQLLADSVRFLFQEVIVHKDAHRPYFLQFPFLTFIPTLLPLLFIPAGSIVAIQTPYAIQIILALVCLFPLFILGLGWASNSRFAFIGTVREAFMYFAYEIAFVVAVIAMVILYGTSDLVEIGNNQAIWGIFLNPIAAIVFFIGAAMATSRLPFEIAEADQELAAGPHVEYSGIGFGLIYVICYEKAYILSGLMTVLFLGGGSGPVIGMLGELSGLVWFLLKTIIVMTTLFVLRVIYPRYRLDQGLRIGWSSLLSLSLIAVVISIAISVGGGGVV from the coding sequence ATGGAAGAGGTAATAAAAGAGATAATAAACGCGCTTATAACTGCTATAATGAGCAACCAGGTGATGATACCAGTTTTAGAGCCGGCTCTCAAGTTGATGTCGCAGCTGCCGGTGGGTGGCTTTATAGTATCATTCACACTATGGAAGCCGTTCTTTGCCGCTTTAATCTCGCCGGGCTTCGCTACACTTGGCATATTGCTGCTATTCTTCCCGTGGATAGAGCGTAAGCTCTGCGGCAGGATACAGTGGCGTGTGGGGCCACATGAGATAGTATGGTGGCTGGGTGGTATAATCCAGTTGCTTGCAGACTCTGTTCGATTCCTCTTCCAGGAGGTGATAGTGCATAAGGATGCGCACAGACCTTATTTCCTGCAGTTTCCATTCTTGACATTTATTCCTACACTTCTACCTCTGCTCTTCATTCCCGCTGGTAGTATAGTGGCGATACAGACACCTTATGCGATACAGATAATACTGGCACTGGTATGCCTGTTCCCGCTATTTATCCTCGGTCTCGGATGGGCATCAAACAGCAGGTTCGCTTTTATAGGGACTGTGAGGGAGGCATTCATGTATTTCGCATACGAGATAGCGTTTGTTGTTGCGGTGATTGCTATGGTCATCCTGTATGGGACTTCAGACCTGGTGGAGATAGGGAATAATCAGGCAATCTGGGGGATATTCCTAAATCCAATAGCGGCAATTGTGTTCTTTATCGGTGCGGCGATGGCTACTTCGCGGTTACCTTTTGAGATTGCAGAGGCGGACCAGGAATTGGCGGCTGGGCCACATGTGGAATACTCGGGTATCGGGTTCGGGCTTATATATGTGATATGTTACGAAAAGGCGTATATATTGAGTGGATTGATGACGGTATTATTCTTAGGCGGAGGTAGTGGTCCTGTAATTGGGATGCTTGGTGAGCTCTCTGGTCTTGTATGGTTCTTATTGAAGACGATAATCGTGATGACAACGTTGTTTGTGCTTCGCGTGATATACCCGAGATACAGACTTGACCAGGGTTTGAGGATTGGATGGAGCTCTTTACTCTCATTGTCGCTCATTGCAGTTGTGATATCAATAGCGATATCAGTAGGAGGAGGTGGAGTGGTATGA